The Haloarchaeobius sp. HME9146 DNA segment CGGTTCCCGGCTGGACTCGAGGACTGCTACGCTGCGACCTGCTGGGTCGCTAACAACGCCGAATCGATCGGTGCTGTGCCCGGCTCGCTGGCGACCATGGGAGACAGTGCAGGTGGGAACCTGGCGGTCGGCGTCGGGCTTCTCTCTCGCGACAGGGATGGTCCGGAGATATCGTACCAGGTGCTCGCCTATCCGGCCACGAACCATGCGTTCGATACGGACTCCTACGAGGAGAACGCACAGGGATACTTCCTCACGCGAAAGGACATGGAGCGGTTCTGGAACGGCTACCTCCGGAGCGAACTGGACGCCGAGCACGCGTACGTCTCCCCCCTCCAGACGGAGTCGCTCGCCGGCCTCCCCCCGTCGCTCGTGCTGACCTGTGGGTTCGACCCGCTTCGCGACGACGGGCAGGCACTCGCGACTCGTCTGTCCGAAGACGGCGTGGACACGCATCACATTCACTATGGCGACATGATACACGGGTTCCTGACGATGCTCTCCGACCCCGAACTCGACCGCGCACGCGAGGGTATCGAAGAGATCGGCGAGATGGTTCGCAGCGAACTCCAGGAAGCTCCCCCGGTCACGTCGTGACCACACCGCCCCTGTGGCGGTCTGACCGCGACGGACAGCCCCACTGTCTCCCGAATCGAAGTCCGAGTGAACGGTTGCCACAGTAAACACGCTTTTGTAGGATGCCGTTGATGAGGTATATATAATGGCAATTATCGTTAAAATGCCAAAGCTTGGGCTCGAGATGGAGCAGGGCATCATCCTGGAGTGGTTCTTCGAGCCCGGTGAGGCGGTGTCCGAAGGCGACGTGATCGCAGAGGTCGAGTCAGAGAAGAGCATCGGGGAGGTCGAAGCCCGCGAAGACGGAGAACTTCGACGGATCTACCTCGAGGAGGGGGAGTCCATCCCCCCGGGTAAGCCGATCGGTATCCTCGCGGCTTCCGATGCCGAGATATCCGACCTCGAGGCCGAGGTCGAAGCCGAACTCGGCGACGCGGGTGCGGCCGTCGACGACAGTCAGGACGACGACGCGGCAGCAGAGACGACAGACACCGACTCGGCTGCCGACACCGAATCCACGGCGTCCGATTCTGGCGCAGCAGGGGACGACGTGAAGGCGTCGCCGCGGGCGAAGAAGCAGGCAGAGGAACTCGGCGTGGACCTCACGACGGTCGAGGGGACCGGGCCGATGGGTTCGATCACGGCCGACGACGTCGAGGCAGCAGCCAGCGAGTCCGACGGGCAGGATTCGAGCTCCGAGCCGGTCAAGGCATCGCCACGGGCGAAGAAGCAGGCGGAAGAACTCGGTGTGGACCTCACGACGGTCGAGGGGACCGGGCCGATGGGCTCGATTACTGCCGACGACGTCGAGGCGGCAGCTGACGCCGCACAGTCGGGTTCGAGCGGTGGGGTTCACCGAACCACCGGCGGACAGTCCGAAGTGTACCGCTACGAGAGACTCTCTGCTGTGGCAAACCCCGAGGCCGGGGAAGCCCTCCTCGAGACCACGGAAGCGGTTCGGTCAGCGTTCGAGGAGCGCGTCACGACCACCGACGTGTTGCTCCTCGTCGCCTCGGCCGCACTCGAGGAGACGCCCGTGTTGAACGGTACCTACGCGGAGTCGACGCATCAGCTGCAAACGCAGCAGGATATCGAGCTCGTGTCCGACGCCGATGACGACCTGGCGTCGGGCGTGATCGCTGGCGTCGACGAGAAATCACTGACCGAGATCGTCGAGGCACGGGAGTCACTCGGCGACGACGAGGACGACGAGACGGCCTCGTTCACGCTCTCGAACACGGCAGGAGAAGACCCGGATGGACCACTCATCAACAGCCCGGGTGTGGCCGCACTGGAGATCGACCCGTCCGGGCAGCGGGCCGTTCCGAACGGTGACGGCGTCGAACTGCAACCGCTGGTCACCGTCGATCTGACGTACGACACGTGCGCCATCGGCGACGCCGAAGCTGAAGCGTTCGTGGACAGCTTCTTCGAACAGGCGGAGCAGGCATCCGAACTGGTGCTCGGGTCGTATCGCGGCAAGGAATAACCGAACTGGCGGTCACGCTTTTCTGGCAGCTGCGCTTCCAGCCTCTCGCTTCTCGAGCGATGCTCGTCTTTGACGAGGAAGGCGACAGTGAATTCGAGAGAAACGGATGACAGTCGGGTAACCGATTACCGCGAGAGACTGCCCCGGAGCAATGCACCGCCCTCGGGGGCGGCCTTGAGCGCGGCATCGACGTCCACGAGACGCGGCCCGTCGGCAGTGGGTGTCATCGTGACGGTCGCATCGGTGAGTTCGAGCTCGCGCTCGCCATCGGCACCGATGACGCAGTCGGTCCCTTCGACGGTCTTTGATTCGCCCCATCCGAGCGGTTCGTGCGCTTCGAGCCCGACGGTCGTCGTCATTCCCGGCGCGAGGACGGCACGGACCGACCGTTCCGCCTGGGCGGGGTCACAGAGGCTGAGTGAGACGCCGCCCGGTGCATCGGGGGCCAGGGGCTCGACACAGCCCGCGACGCTCGTGAGCCCGATCTCGGCGGGGTGTGCCCGAGTCACGACACCACCGAGCAGGTCGGACGGGTCGATGACGGCCCTCGTTCCGATGAAGGATCGGTCGGTGATGCCGACCGTCGCCAGCCCGGCCATCGATTTCTGGCCGGAGACGTCATCCACCTCGACGTCGATTCGTCCGTGACGGTAGGTGACGGCATCGGCGTCGACCACGCCGTTCGCGATGACGGTCGCTGCTGCACCGGCGACGGTCCCATCCACGGGCGTCGGAACGACGTTGTTGGTCCCCGTCGAGACGGAGAGGAGTGGAACGTCGCCGAGTTCCAGCGCTGCGTCCCGGGTCGTCCCGTCACCGCCCAGGACGACGACGACGTCGGCGGTCTCCCGGAAGTGGGCCGCAGCTCGTCGCGTGTCCGCGGCCGTCTCCTGGATGGTCATATCCACCAGCTCGACGTCCATCTCCGGTGGTGCCTCGTCGATGGCGTAGGAGGCGATGCCGACCTTCTCGGGCATTATCTCCACGCTGGGTGTCTCGTCGATGAGGGTCGCTCCGTTCAGCACGCACTCGGCGACCCGGCGCTTCGCGTAGTTGTCGACGACGCTCGCGCCGCCGGTGAGGCGACGGATGTCGCGGCCTGCGGACGGGTTGACGATAAGTCCAACGTGAGCCACGTCAGCTCACGTTATCCGATTGATGGCGTTCTCGACCTGGTCACCGTCCGGCAGGACCTCCTGTTCGAGCGGCGTGCTGAACGGCATGTGCGTGTCGGGGGTCCCGACGCGCTGGATCGGTGCGTCGAGGCTGAAGAACGCCTCTTCCTGTGCTCGGGCGACGACCTCGGCGTGGATACCGTACGAGAGCGGGCTCTCGTCGGCGACGACCATCCGGCCGGTCTTCTGGAGGCTCTCGACGATGGTGTCGGTGTCGAGCGGGTACAGCGAGCGTGGGTCGATGACCTCGACGCTCACGTCACCTTCTAGGCGCTCGGCGACCTGCAGCGACTCGCCGACGAGTCGTTGCGTCGCCACGACGGTGACGTCCTCGCCTTCACGTTCGACGGCTGCTTCACCGATCGGGACGACGTAGTCGTCGTCGACCGGGACCTCGCCCTTCTGCTCGTAGATCATCTTGTTCTCGAAGACGAAGACGGGGTCGTCAGACCTGATCGCGGCCTTGGTCAGCCCCTTGGCGGAGGCGGGCGTACCGGGTGCGACCGCCTTCAGACCGGGGAAGTGGGCGATCCAGGCGTGGACCGTCCCGGAGTGCTGGCTTGCGGCACCCATCCCACCACCCTCGGTGGTGCGTACGGTGACGGGCATCTCGGTCTTCCCGCCGAACATGTAGCGCATCTTCGCCATCTGGTTCATGATCTGTTCCATCGAGACGCCCATGAAGTCCGAGAACATGAGCTCGACGACGGGTCGGGTCCCGGTCGCCGCGGCACCGGTCGCCGCCCCGGTGAACCCGGCTTCGGCGATGGGTGTGTCTCGAAGTCGCTCCTCACCGAACTCCTCGATGAGGTCGCCGGTGACCTCCAGGACGCCGCCGAAGTCACCGACGTCTTCGCCCATGACGTAGACGTCCTCGTCGCGACGCATCTCCTCCCGGAGCGCCAGACGGATGGATTCGCGGACCGTCATCCGTTCCGTCTCCATCCCGTCGAGTTCCGACTGGACGCTCATCGCGACTCACCTCCGTTAGCCCCGCCATCGGTGCGGAGTCGCTCTGCGAACTTCTCTATCTCGGGTACTGGCTCTTTGAACATGTCGTCGTACGCGTCTTCGGGCTCGGGCAGGTCGGACTCCTGTGCGAACTCGATGGCATCGGCGATTGTCGCTTCGACGTTCGCCTCGAGGTCTTCGAACTCGCCTTCGCTGAGTTCGTCGCGGTCGATGAGTCGCTGCTTGAACGAGTCTATCGCGTCTCGCTCCTTCCACTGCTGGAGCTCTTCGTCCGTCCGGTAGTTCTGTTCGTCGCCCTCGTAGTGACCGTGGTATCGGTACGTCTCTGCTTCGATGAGTGTCGGTCCGTCACCCGCTCGGGCTCGTTTTCGTGCCTCGGTGACGGCCTCGTACACGGCCGTCACGTCCATCCCGTCGACGGTGATTCCGGGGATGTCGTATGCCTGTGCGGTGTCGCTGAGGTTGTTCACGTTGTGCTGCTTCTCGACCGGAGTCGCCTCACCGTACTGGTTGTTCTCGATGAGGAAGATAGCGGGCAGGTCCCAGGTCGCGGCCATGTTCATGGCCTCGTGAACCTGTCCCTGCGCGGTCGCACCGTCACCGAAGAAGGCCAGCGCGACCTGGTCGCGGTCCTGGTAGTCGATTGAGAGCGCGGCACCCGTTGCCAGCGGCGGTCCGGCACCGACGATACCGTTCGCGCCGAGCATCCCCGCATCGACGTCGGCGATGTGCATCGAGCCACCCTTGCCCTTGCAGTAGCCGCTCTCCTTGCCGAACAGTTCGGCCATCATCAGCTTGGGGTCCAGCCCCTTCGCGATACAATGTCCGTGGCCTCGGTGTGTGCTGGTGATGTAGTCGTCCGGTTCGAGCGCGCCACAGGTCCCGACCCCCACCGCCTCCTCACCGATATAGAGGTGGACGAAGCCTGGAATCTCACCGTCGGCGAAGTACTGTCCCGCCTTGGTGTCGAACTCTCTGATGGTCAGCATCCGGCGCAGGGCCTCTACTCTTCCCTCGGGTGTATCTAAATTATAATTTGCCATGCTACGTCTTATCATGACAGTAAACACCGGCTTAAAACTAGTGATTACACCATATTATCACTAAGTGGTATCTCTTCCTCAGGTCACAGGCGTGGACAAAACGAACACGGAGATCGCTGTAAGCCCGATTTCCAGCCCACTACGGTCGTTTCCCCTGGGGAAAACCGCCTGGCAGGCCGTGTCGTCGATGTATCACGAATACTCCCGGTTCCCGCGGATGATGTTCGCGTACTCCTGGACGACGCTGGGGTACTCCTCGAAGAACACCTCGTCGTCGAGGCGGTTCGGCGGGCCATACACCGCGATTCCAGCGTGCATATCGTCCGACTGACTCGTTATCGGGACACCGATTCCGCGCATCCCGTCGAAGCATTCCTCGTCGTCGAACGCGTACCCGCGCTGGCGAACCAGCTCCATCTCGTCGAGCAGGGACTCGACGTCCGTGATGGTGTTCTCCGTCTTCGGGTAGAGTCCGTACTGTTCGATGATGGCCCGGATCTCCTCGTCCGGTAACTGCGAGAGGATCGCCTTCCCGTAGGCGGTGGTGTGTAGGCGGGACTTGACCCCGGGATAGGTCCGGCTGACCTGGAGCCGCTTCACCTTCTCTCCCTTCTTCATCGACAGCAACACACCGAGGTTGTTCTCTTCGATCATCAGCCCCGCGAACTCGCCCGTCTCCTCTGCCAGCCGTCGAAGCTCGGGTTCCGCAGTCCGGTATATCTCGTTGTCTCGGCGCACGCGATTGCCCACCTCGAGGAAGGAGGTCGCCACACGGTAGCGACCGTCAGCCTGTTTCGTGATGTGGTTGAGCGTCTCGAGGGTGTTGATGTACTCGTACATCGTACTGAGTGGCATGTCGAACTCATCGGCCAGCTCCCGGACGGATGCCGTCTTCATCTCTACGAGTCTCTCCAGTATCCGATTCGCACGAACGAGCGACTTGAGAGGCTTCGAAGGCATATCAGGTACATCCGCAGCAATCAACATCATTGTTCCGGTTATATCGAAATTGGCAGGTCGAGTCTGAACTTCTGACCTCGATGGTACTCGCCTGGGGACGCGGGTGGCTGTCGGTTCCAGTCGAGTTTTCGAGATAGTCGGAATGACCCCACTGTGGGTATTATTATCATGGACAATTGTGCCATAGTGTTTGGTGGTGATTCCGATTATCTCGAATTACATGTTCCACTCCACTGCAACCGTGTGTTGACCACCGATTCGTCGAGTCCCAGCCGTTTGTCGGTGGACTGCGACGTGTCATTTCCTCCCCTGTGCAAAGGAACGCGACAGTGTGTTACAAAAATATATGTGTAACATGGTGCCCTGGTGGTGGTGTTACACAGATATCTCTGTAACGACCGCTGGTAGGAGTGGTGCGCGGACAGGAGCTGGCTGACGTGACTGTCTCTCTCGGTAGGAAGGCTATCTGGGAATTGACCCTCGAGTACCCATTATGGAACTGATACTACTATTTCCAGAGTACTTCCTCTAGTATCTGCCCCATAGAGGCCGCACTGAATCACGATGATTTTCTCTTTGGGCTCATACAAGACAAATCGCCATCACAGTTGAGTGGGGGATATCTGGAACCGGGAACCGGTCGTGACAGACGGGTACAGTTCAGGTGACCAGTCTCATGCCAGCAAAAACATTTTTATAACTTGATTGTAAATTATAGTAGTATGCCTGCCAATAGTTCTCGCGGACTCTCACGGCGGTCGCTCGTTCGAGCTGCCCTCGCCATCGGTGGCGCGAACGCACTCGCGGCCTGCCAGGAGTTCGAGCGACCACCCGACGACGGGAAGACGACGACGTCTCCGGACTATCCCCGTGGGACCGAAGATCGCTCGAAGCTCCCCGAGCGGCAGCACGCCTGGGACGAGTATCTGGTGAACAGCGTCCACGGAACGACGACCCAGAGTCAGCATCAGTTGCTCCTCGGGCTCAGCTACGAAGGCTCCATCCCACCGACCGAGTCCGAGCGACGACAGGTCGAGAATGCGCTCCGGGGACTCGAACGTGCCTTCCAGTGGGGGAGCGGCCTCAACACGAGTGGCAGTGTCAACAACGGGCTGCTGTTCATGCTCGGCTATGCACCCCGCTACCTGACGCAGGTCGACATCGACGTCGACGGACTGCAGCCGCCCGAGGAGATACTGGATGAACTCGGTGAGGACCCCGGTCTGGCAGCAGAGTTCGACGCGATGTTGCTGCTAGATAGCGATTTCGCCTCTATCCTCCTCGCGGCCGAGCAGGCGCTGTTCGGTGAGAAGGAGACGCTCAACGGGCTCGAAGTCGAGAATCGACTGACCGGTGTGTTCGAGGTGACGACGCGCCGATCAGGTGTCATCGGGAAAGGCCGACCGGCCCAGGAACTCGACAACGAGAACATCCCCGAGGATGCACCGCTCTCGATGGGCTTTCGCGCAGGGTTCGACAACAGCCTGCCCCCGGAGGAAATGGCGACGCTGACCTCGGGTCCGTTCGCCGGTGGGACCACACTCGTCGTCTCCCGCATCAAGACCGAACTCGATGACTGGTACGAGCAGTCTCACCGGGACCGATTGAAGGAGATGTACTGTCCGGCTCACGACTACGAGGAGGTGGGCGACATCGGTGACCGGATGGGTGACCACAGCGGTATCAGGGAATCGGACGTCGAGAACATGGACGAACTGGCAGCCGAGCATGGAATCGTCGGGCACGCCCAGAAGGTGGCCGCTGCCAGGGACGACGATTTCCAGACGAAGATTCTCCGCCGCTCAGAGGGGGTCGCGACCGACGACGTCGATGGCTCCTCGTTCAACTTTTCGTCCATCCAGACGGACACCCAGAAGTTCGTGGACGTGCGAAGGGCGATGAACATCGACGAGTACGACCACGATGTACCGGACGACCGGCACGGCATCGTCGACTACCTCGGCACCCGGTCGCGGAGCACCTACCTCGTCCCACCGCGCGCAGACAGAGCCCTTCCGAGCAACCGATGACGGGACTCACGACACGACTTCCGTGGTCTCGGAAGCAATGGGCTGTGGTGTCGGTGGTGTTCCTGCTGGTCGCGAGTGCCGGCTGTACTGGTCTGACGAGTTCCGGTGCGGACCTCGACACGACGATAGAATTCCGGGACCGGACCGACGAGGTCGGCCTCGAGTACCGGACGGACGGGGGCGGTGCAGGCAACGGAGACGACGGTGTGTACGTCGCGGACTACGACCGTGACGGCTGGCAAGACATCCTGGCCGTCGGCGGGGAGAATCCAGTACTGTTCCGGAACACCGGGGGTGAGTTCAGTCGCGTCAGGAACTTCTCCGTCGGTGACTCGGTCAAGAGTGCACTCTTCTTCGACTACGACGGCGACGGGTGGGAGGACCTGCTGTTGCTCCGGTCCCACGACGAGCCCGTGCTGTTCCACAACGATGGCGGAGAGTTCGAGCGGGCATCGATGGACTTCGGCTCGCTCGCGTACCCGATGGGTGCGACCGCGGACGACTACGACGGTGACGGCGACCTCGATCTGCTGGTCTATCAGTCGGGTGACTGGGCGACCACCAAGCCGGAGGGCTACTTCAGCCTGCACAAGGTCGTCCGGGAGGACAACGGTCACCCGAACGTCCTCTACGAGAACACCGGCGATGGCTTCGAACGCGTCGAGAACTCGGGCCTGAGTGAGTCACACCGCTGGAGCCTCGCGGCGAGTTTCGTCGACCTGAACGGTGATGGACTGCCCGACGTCCACGTCGCGAACGACTTCAACACCGACACCGTGTACGTCAACAATGGAGACGGGACGTTCGAGGAGCGACCACTGCGTGGGAACACGTCTCGGAACGGGATGTCGTCAGAGATCGCCGACGTGAACGGCGACGGGGCACAGGACGTGTTCACGACGAACATCTACCTCCCCCTCGACGAGGTGGGTGACGAAGAACGCCAGGAACGGTTCCGGTTCCTGTTCAGCTACGTGATACAGTCTGGCCGCACGAAAGGGAACACGCTCATGCTCAACGATGGGTCT contains these protein-coding regions:
- a CDS encoding alpha/beta hydrolase, with amino-acid sequence MSSTLHSQVEEYLHGLSKQGLPPLYRLSLDDARQTYRDLSVPSEPPDDVASVTDRTIPGPAGDVPIRLYRPIEDRALPALVFFHGGGWMLGDLDTHDALCRAVANATECLVVAVDYRLAPEHRFPAGLEDCYAATCWVANNAESIGAVPGSLATMGDSAGGNLAVGVGLLSRDRDGPEISYQVLAYPATNHAFDTDSYEENAQGYFLTRKDMERFWNGYLRSELDAEHAYVSPLQTESLAGLPPSLVLTCGFDPLRDDGQALATRLSEDGVDTHHIHYGDMIHGFLTMLSDPELDRAREGIEEIGEMVRSELQEAPPVTS
- a CDS encoding E3 binding domain-containing protein, giving the protein MPKLGLEMEQGIILEWFFEPGEAVSEGDVIAEVESEKSIGEVEAREDGELRRIYLEEGESIPPGKPIGILAASDAEISDLEAEVEAELGDAGAAVDDSQDDDAAAETTDTDSAADTESTASDSGAAGDDVKASPRAKKQAEELGVDLTTVEGTGPMGSITADDVEAAASESDGQDSSSEPVKASPRAKKQAEELGVDLTTVEGTGPMGSITADDVEAAADAAQSGSSGGVHRTTGGQSEVYRYERLSAVANPEAGEALLETTEAVRSAFEERVTTTDVLLLVASAALEETPVLNGTYAESTHQLQTQQDIELVSDADDDLASGVIAGVDEKSLTEIVEARESLGDDEDDETASFTLSNTAGEDPDGPLINSPGVAALEIDPSGQRAVPNGDGVELQPLVTVDLTYDTCAIGDAEAEAFVDSFFEQAEQASELVLGSYRGKE
- a CDS encoding NAD(+)/NADH kinase, with amino-acid sequence MAHVGLIVNPSAGRDIRRLTGGASVVDNYAKRRVAECVLNGATLIDETPSVEIMPEKVGIASYAIDEAPPEMDVELVDMTIQETAADTRRAAAHFRETADVVVVLGGDGTTRDAALELGDVPLLSVSTGTNNVVPTPVDGTVAGAAATVIANGVVDADAVTYRHGRIDVEVDDVSGQKSMAGLATVGITDRSFIGTRAVIDPSDLLGGVVTRAHPAEIGLTSVAGCVEPLAPDAPGGVSLSLCDPAQAERSVRAVLAPGMTTTVGLEAHEPLGWGESKTVEGTDCVIGADGERELELTDATVTMTPTADGPRLVDVDAALKAAPEGGALLRGSLSR
- a CDS encoding alpha-ketoacid dehydrogenase subunit beta, with the translated sequence MSVQSELDGMETERMTVRESIRLALREEMRRDEDVYVMGEDVGDFGGVLEVTGDLIEEFGEERLRDTPIAEAGFTGAATGAAATGTRPVVELMFSDFMGVSMEQIMNQMAKMRYMFGGKTEMPVTVRTTEGGGMGAASQHSGTVHAWIAHFPGLKAVAPGTPASAKGLTKAAIRSDDPVFVFENKMIYEQKGEVPVDDDYVVPIGEAAVEREGEDVTVVATQRLVGESLQVAERLEGDVSVEVIDPRSLYPLDTDTIVESLQKTGRMVVADESPLSYGIHAEVVARAQEEAFFSLDAPIQRVGTPDTHMPFSTPLEQEVLPDGDQVENAINRIT
- a CDS encoding thiamine pyrophosphate-dependent dehydrogenase E1 component subunit alpha, producing MIRRSMANYNLDTPEGRVEALRRMLTIREFDTKAGQYFADGEIPGFVHLYIGEEAVGVGTCGALEPDDYITSTHRGHGHCIAKGLDPKLMMAELFGKESGYCKGKGGSMHIADVDAGMLGANGIVGAGPPLATGAALSIDYQDRDQVALAFFGDGATAQGQVHEAMNMAATWDLPAIFLIENNQYGEATPVEKQHNVNNLSDTAQAYDIPGITVDGMDVTAVYEAVTEARKRARAGDGPTLIEAETYRYHGHYEGDEQNYRTDEELQQWKERDAIDSFKQRLIDRDELSEGEFEDLEANVEATIADAIEFAQESDLPEPEDAYDDMFKEPVPEIEKFAERLRTDGGANGGESR
- a CDS encoding IclR family transcriptional regulator, with protein sequence MPSKPLKSLVRANRILERLVEMKTASVRELADEFDMPLSTMYEYINTLETLNHITKQADGRYRVATSFLEVGNRVRRDNEIYRTAEPELRRLAEETGEFAGLMIEENNLGVLLSMKKGEKVKRLQVSRTYPGVKSRLHTTAYGKAILSQLPDEEIRAIIEQYGLYPKTENTITDVESLLDEMELVRQRGYAFDDEECFDGMRGIGVPITSQSDDMHAGIAVYGPPNRLDDEVFFEEYPSVVQEYANIIRGNREYS
- a CDS encoding CRTAC1 family protein, which encodes MSVVFLLVASAGCTGLTSSGADLDTTIEFRDRTDEVGLEYRTDGGGAGNGDDGVYVADYDRDGWQDILAVGGENPVLFRNTGGEFSRVRNFSVGDSVKSALFFDYDGDGWEDLLLLRSHDEPVLFHNDGGEFERASMDFGSLAYPMGATADDYDGDGDLDLLVYQSGDWATTKPEGYFSLHKVVREDNGHPNVLYENTGDGFERVENSGLSESHRWSLAASFVDLNGDGLPDVHVANDFNTDTVYVNNGDGTFEERPLRGNTSRNGMSSEIADVNGDGAQDVFTTNIYLPLDEVGDEERQERFRFLFSYVIQSGRTKGNTLMLNDGSGELHDRAVSFGVRQGGWGWAASLSDLDNDGDRDLIHATQYVVRLDRENPHYTYPMLFEREGDAFENLDASERNLGEQDGRGLVTLDYDRDGDRDVVVAPYDGDVKLYENVGADANSIEFRVADAQGSTVYGAEVTVSTSARTTVVQQTVQSDFLSQESRVSHVGLGGHDQVDLTVTFPDGTTRTFENVDANQHVRITKDGLSVVADWQRDEEDSEEAARLDSPSTSGQHLH